A window of the Brachyhypopomus gauderio isolate BG-103 unplaced genomic scaffold, BGAUD_0.2 sc168, whole genome shotgun sequence genome harbors these coding sequences:
- the LOC143501284 gene encoding F-box only protein 30-like isoform X2, with the protein MEELHSHCQHCVSRRCMVRPRTGVSCDLMNCPLVCGAVFHSCKVSEHRLLCPYERVPCLNHVFGCPFSIARCKMAQHLGICPASVVCCTMEWNRWPVSYADRKSYENLSKEVHDVEQLDMALALQDQRMLLESLKVTTTVTKTGDEQNEKITDGMPEAEMTNRLIEMGGESYSELYKASVETSRSLAAALDILSSANKGIDLIMENLGGVKVDKNGGDCCSNECKNAAISQSDTDSECELGAVGGADCAFPADFEEENECMEQNGLILSSDGEEEMSDAMKPDGQLFRNGFKAIEENLNPVRLEMHVDRASDSSDRMPAIPHHSVPVVAQEPEMALPPQLAMPLPIPLPDLVQNNVLQQLPVEIEDRWLERKLHHLQVLKGMKVFTVNGRKTLLSNPYTFRAKMEDKAVDTSDLEVTDDPIGLHGIDLITAALLFCLGDSPGGRGISDSRFVDGYRIDFGTQTFSFPSAILATRTMVGDIASASACDHASPQLSNPSPFHTLRLDLVLECVARYQTKQRSMFTFVCGQLFRRDEFSSHFKNVHGDIHAGLNGWMEQRCPLAFYGCTYSQRRFCPSVQGSRIIHDSYLGSFGVQSDLAACPGEHLSRRTCQYGSHCDHLSSLPFELLQHVASFLDSFSLCQLSRVSRTMRDVCASLLQSRGMVVLLWAKTRSSDGSSSWHIQDKVWRFSTAFGTVNEWKFADISSMADHLKECRFNTVARREEAVPLPWF; encoded by the exons ATGGAGGAACTACACAGCCATTGCCAGCACTGTGTGAGCAGAAGGTGTATGGTAAGGCCAAGGACTGGTGTCTCATGCGACCTCAtgaactgtcctcttgtgtgTGGGGCAGTTTTCCACTCCTGTAAAGTGTCTGAACACCGTTTGCTGTGTCCATATGAACGAGTGCCTTGCCTGAATCATGTTTTTGGATGCCCCTTTTCGATTGCGAGATGTAAGATGGCACAGCACTTGGGGATATGCCCAGCCAGTGTCGTGTGCTGCACCATGGAGTGGAACCGATGGCCAGTGAGCTACGCTGATCGCAAGTCCTATGAGAACTTGAGCAAGGAGGTCCATGATGTAGAACAGTTAGATATGGCATTGGCCCTACAAGATCAGCGCATGCTGCTTGAATCGCTCAAAGTAACTACCACTGTGACAAAAACTGGAGATGAGCAAAATGAAAAGATTACCGATGGCATGCCAGAAGCGGAAATGACGAACAGACTGATTGAAATGGGTGGGGAGTCATACAGTGAGCTTTATAAGGCTTCAGTAGAGACCAGCAGAAGCTTAGCAGCAGCACTGGACATTCTCAGCAGTGCTAACAAAGGTATTGATCTGATCATGGAGAACCTTGGTGGTGTGAAGGTTGATAAAAATGGTGGAGATTGTTGTTCAAATGAATGTAAGAATGCAGCAATAAGTCAAAGTGACACCGACTCTGAGTGTGAGCTGGGAGCTGTGGGTGGAGCAGACTGTGCTTTTCCAGCagactttgaagaggaaaatgAGTGCATGGAGCAAAATGGACTCATTCTTTCTtcagatggagaggaggaaatgAGCGATGCAATGAAGCCTGATGGACAACTCTTTCGTAATGGATTTAAAGCCATAGAGGAGAACCTCAATCCAGTCAGACTCGAAATGCATGTGGACAGAGCCAGTGACTCCTCAGACCGTATGCCAGCGATTCCACACCATTCCGTGCCTGTTGTAGCACAGGAGCCAGAAATGGCCCTCCCACCCCAGTTAGCCATGCCCCTCCCGATCCCTCTGCCTGATTTGGTACAGAACAATGTTTTGCAACAACTTCCTGTCGAAATTGAGGACCGGTGGTTGGAACGCAAGTTGCATCATCTCCAGGTGCTCAAGGGAATGAAAGTGTTTACGGTTAACGGGCGGAAGACTCTGCTGTCCAACCCTTACACGTTCCGGGCTAAGATGGAGGACAAGGCGGTGGACACCTCTGACCTTGAGGTCACAGACGATCCGATAGGCCTCCACGGCATCGACCTCATCACAGCCGCTCTGCTCTTCTGCCTCGGGGACTCGCCAGGGGGCAGGGGCATTTCAGACAGCCGCTTTGTGGACGGTTATCGCATCGACTTCGGCACGCAGACGTTTTCCTTTCCGTCTGCGATACTTGCCACCCGCACCATGGTGGGCGACATTGCCTCGGCGTCCGCGTGCGACCACGCCAGTCCTCAGCTGTCCAACCCCAGCCCCTTCCACACCCTCCGACTGGACCTGGTGCTGGAGTGCGTGGCCCGCTACCAGACCAAGCAGCGCTCCATGTTCACGTTTGTTTGTGGGCAGCTGTTTCGCAGGGACGAGTTCTCCTCTCATTTTAAGAACGTTCACGGGGACATACACGCCGGGCTTAACGGTTGGATGGAGCAAAGGTGTCCTCTTGCATTCTATGGCTGCACCTATTCACAGAGAAGGTTCTGCCCCTCGGTGCAGGGCTCCAGAATCATCCACGACAGCTACCTGGGCTCATTCGGTGTGCAGTCCGACTTGGCTGCATGTCCAGGTGAGCACCTTTCTCGGAGAACCTGTCAGTATGGCTCCCACTGTGATCACCTTAGCAGTTTACCCTTTGAGCTATTGCAGCATGTGGCCAGCTTCCTGGATTCCTTTAGTCTGTGCCAGCTGTCTCGAGTGTCTCGCACCATGAGGGATGTTTGTGCTAGTCTGCTGCAGTCCCGTGGGATGGTGGTCCTGCTCTGGGCTAAGACCAGATCCAGTGATGGATCCTCATCTTGGCACATTCAAGACAAG GTGTGGAGGTTCAGCACTGCCTTTGGAACAGTGAACGAGTGGAAGTTTGCCGACATTTCCAGCATGGCCGACCACCTGAAGGAGTGCCGCTTCAACACGGTGGCCCGTCGCGAGGAGGCCGTCCCTTTGCCTT GGTTCTAA
- the LOC143501284 gene encoding F-box only protein 30-like isoform X1: MEELHSHCQHCVSRRCMVRPRTGVSCDLMNCPLVCGAVFHSCKVSEHRLLCPYERVPCLNHVFGCPFSIARCKMAQHLGICPASVVCCTMEWNRWPVSYADRKSYENLSKEVHDVEQLDMALALQDQRMLLESLKVTTTVTKTGDEQNEKITDGMPEAEMTNRLIEMGGESYSELYKASVETSRSLAAALDILSSANKGIDLIMENLGGVKVDKNGGDCCSNECKNAAISQSDTDSECELGAVGGADCAFPADFEEENECMEQNGLILSSDGEEEMSDAMKPDGQLFRNGFKAIEENLNPVRLEMHVDRASDSSDRMPAIPHHSVPVVAQEPEMALPPQLAMPLPIPLPDLVQNNVLQQLPVEIEDRWLERKLHHLQVLKGMKVFTVNGRKTLLSNPYTFRAKMEDKAVDTSDLEVTDDPIGLHGIDLITAALLFCLGDSPGGRGISDSRFVDGYRIDFGTQTFSFPSAILATRTMVGDIASASACDHASPQLSNPSPFHTLRLDLVLECVARYQTKQRSMFTFVCGQLFRRDEFSSHFKNVHGDIHAGLNGWMEQRCPLAFYGCTYSQRRFCPSVQGSRIIHDSYLGSFGVQSDLAACPGEHLSRRTCQYGSHCDHLSSLPFELLQHVASFLDSFSLCQLSRVSRTMRDVCASLLQSRGMVVLLWAKTRSSDGSSSWHIQDKVWRFSTAFGTVNEWKFADISSMADHLKECRFNTVARREEAVPLPCMCYARELTREGRSLRALLQPVL, encoded by the exons ATGGAGGAACTACACAGCCATTGCCAGCACTGTGTGAGCAGAAGGTGTATGGTAAGGCCAAGGACTGGTGTCTCATGCGACCTCAtgaactgtcctcttgtgtgTGGGGCAGTTTTCCACTCCTGTAAAGTGTCTGAACACCGTTTGCTGTGTCCATATGAACGAGTGCCTTGCCTGAATCATGTTTTTGGATGCCCCTTTTCGATTGCGAGATGTAAGATGGCACAGCACTTGGGGATATGCCCAGCCAGTGTCGTGTGCTGCACCATGGAGTGGAACCGATGGCCAGTGAGCTACGCTGATCGCAAGTCCTATGAGAACTTGAGCAAGGAGGTCCATGATGTAGAACAGTTAGATATGGCATTGGCCCTACAAGATCAGCGCATGCTGCTTGAATCGCTCAAAGTAACTACCACTGTGACAAAAACTGGAGATGAGCAAAATGAAAAGATTACCGATGGCATGCCAGAAGCGGAAATGACGAACAGACTGATTGAAATGGGTGGGGAGTCATACAGTGAGCTTTATAAGGCTTCAGTAGAGACCAGCAGAAGCTTAGCAGCAGCACTGGACATTCTCAGCAGTGCTAACAAAGGTATTGATCTGATCATGGAGAACCTTGGTGGTGTGAAGGTTGATAAAAATGGTGGAGATTGTTGTTCAAATGAATGTAAGAATGCAGCAATAAGTCAAAGTGACACCGACTCTGAGTGTGAGCTGGGAGCTGTGGGTGGAGCAGACTGTGCTTTTCCAGCagactttgaagaggaaaatgAGTGCATGGAGCAAAATGGACTCATTCTTTCTtcagatggagaggaggaaatgAGCGATGCAATGAAGCCTGATGGACAACTCTTTCGTAATGGATTTAAAGCCATAGAGGAGAACCTCAATCCAGTCAGACTCGAAATGCATGTGGACAGAGCCAGTGACTCCTCAGACCGTATGCCAGCGATTCCACACCATTCCGTGCCTGTTGTAGCACAGGAGCCAGAAATGGCCCTCCCACCCCAGTTAGCCATGCCCCTCCCGATCCCTCTGCCTGATTTGGTACAGAACAATGTTTTGCAACAACTTCCTGTCGAAATTGAGGACCGGTGGTTGGAACGCAAGTTGCATCATCTCCAGGTGCTCAAGGGAATGAAAGTGTTTACGGTTAACGGGCGGAAGACTCTGCTGTCCAACCCTTACACGTTCCGGGCTAAGATGGAGGACAAGGCGGTGGACACCTCTGACCTTGAGGTCACAGACGATCCGATAGGCCTCCACGGCATCGACCTCATCACAGCCGCTCTGCTCTTCTGCCTCGGGGACTCGCCAGGGGGCAGGGGCATTTCAGACAGCCGCTTTGTGGACGGTTATCGCATCGACTTCGGCACGCAGACGTTTTCCTTTCCGTCTGCGATACTTGCCACCCGCACCATGGTGGGCGACATTGCCTCGGCGTCCGCGTGCGACCACGCCAGTCCTCAGCTGTCCAACCCCAGCCCCTTCCACACCCTCCGACTGGACCTGGTGCTGGAGTGCGTGGCCCGCTACCAGACCAAGCAGCGCTCCATGTTCACGTTTGTTTGTGGGCAGCTGTTTCGCAGGGACGAGTTCTCCTCTCATTTTAAGAACGTTCACGGGGACATACACGCCGGGCTTAACGGTTGGATGGAGCAAAGGTGTCCTCTTGCATTCTATGGCTGCACCTATTCACAGAGAAGGTTCTGCCCCTCGGTGCAGGGCTCCAGAATCATCCACGACAGCTACCTGGGCTCATTCGGTGTGCAGTCCGACTTGGCTGCATGTCCAGGTGAGCACCTTTCTCGGAGAACCTGTCAGTATGGCTCCCACTGTGATCACCTTAGCAGTTTACCCTTTGAGCTATTGCAGCATGTGGCCAGCTTCCTGGATTCCTTTAGTCTGTGCCAGCTGTCTCGAGTGTCTCGCACCATGAGGGATGTTTGTGCTAGTCTGCTGCAGTCCCGTGGGATGGTGGTCCTGCTCTGGGCTAAGACCAGATCCAGTGATGGATCCTCATCTTGGCACATTCAAGACAAG GTGTGGAGGTTCAGCACTGCCTTTGGAACAGTGAACGAGTGGAAGTTTGCCGACATTTCCAGCATGGCCGACCACCTGAAGGAGTGCCGCTTCAACACGGTGGCCCGTCGCGAGGAGGCCGTCCCTTTGCCTTGTATGTGTTACGCAAGAGAGCTTACGAGAGAGGGCCGCTCCCTGCGCGCACTGCTGCAGCCTGTGCTATAG